One region of Danio aesculapii chromosome 7, fDanAes4.1, whole genome shotgun sequence genomic DNA includes:
- the c7h4orf54 gene encoding uncharacterized protein C4orf54 homolog isoform X1 gives MAASEKTLIYREDTDCFKNLLSKTDMRMIAAQQESNYVDLNDLLELRLDDTKTATFNGDSNQIAANKSASGTSDSQEERRAEKINDYKSTPEEDSAEKSSSFETATSEVPQVDDKDADSVGDKPKSPDLNNEQYNDVYMSSKSESDDEATVVLSDHDTSEVREDESHYITTHEIQLLELDHDVDYDIETGSSWDLEDDLRVYTFVDYASFDSDETLEAKEASVTGNQSAAVVSSKPESNLCDADKCASSDEGLSKKQNTAGQIHLSIKATSRAVNDKGNKQNQAKDISRFVLRGVDVKGEKVCDNTKCFIAVPGRLHFGSKRKSKDVNEYSSGSSSAVSELDDADKEVRNLTARAFKSLAYPYFDAINFNTSSESSVSEHGPGINSWSAFVDFKYGKGRDQNLVAHKGSTSNFHFTKKRDGKAITGLTLTSMRAPPVEIFALNGNLVGHKNSSSTTKKIELMGKFSQGQSGLIRLTETLNIRSNVKSGHPVNESTEGSRSTDEVTNTLPSAQGSEASKPPCNAGETMEDTHKKAIFASSLLKNVISKKMQFEQERKMERGEICETHHAPSPCFATHEHEAQREKAARRDSKGLQRQSSKFSEADSDFTIVCVDDLGDIVDGNSSDAKDDGRKEESASETNLESANDTKKGAFEASKSTLLRSQNSAFRSWRDGELEFQKEHKNDKTPEGAPLRERPAETNFCVGSVIGNHTKMSHLFVPSIQLPCAERDLRKPPPNVNYQGESGAVKCRSNTLYVSDATRSAVTSKSPEIKISLRSVRDNKSDPFNIAKLLTPNVGCKTADDARCQALAAAFKGESDKVPHFIVRDIRDNKQGKLQTPIHQVRDVRKLVKSSYHFVSLDNNDNKSMHSTCDGEQKTLKQSPYLNSSPLTPIVIKCQSVNTNSNVKQAGNLIEPPKRRFPEDLVETDRSSPHAAAANRLPKQEVPAELKTETSAKNQDKTSDTSEKKHEYKKPNQAAFEKLQAAVKTMEQLYVFDRNEWKRKTEPRPLTDSHVLSLITTEEHTIEDQEVNTPADRFLRRDSNSNLIETPTKKDDKPPGTPLTQEQNGPKTLLQLSGTPCKHITRKPAATKAPQTHISSPAFKVVTPKSPKLPVSLKISQPKRALEERERPNGSETQFAPLQFTSIADSENYLTIPVKPHAMSARKQTTGKTALYTIPSGGGKPQTASPPSYLVHSDIISHPSPKRSSFVMETQSPDTATIYHTPLPVPMQAAQPQVICFSPTVQPSPVPTEHFQATQRKMLLDPTTGSYYLVDTPVQPATRRLFDPETGQYVDVPMPPQPPMTPVPLPISPLALGPGAYGHTYMFYPGYMPTTMIPTRTIQSQLSMQSEADDVDKAHSHMGQQEEGAYIERPYYMPSGKSSQSSSMAQHVTTSRLANSKQPVISITSQQGPRIIAPPSFDGTTMSFVVEHRSIKNTSLE, from the exons ATGGCAGCATCGGAGAAAACACTCATTTACCGGGAGGACACTGATTGTTTTAAGAACTTGCTTTCTAAAACAGACATGCGCATGATCGCCGCGCAACAAGAGTCAAACTATGTGGATCTGAATGACTTGTTGGAGCTGAGATTGGATGATACAAAAACAGCAACTTTTAACGGCGACTCGAATCAAATTGCAGCTAATAAAAGTGCCAGTGGCACGAGCGATTCACAAGAAGAGCGGCGCGCTGAAAAAATCAATGATTATAAAAGCACACCGGAGGAGGACAGCGCGGAAAAGTCGAGCTCCTTTGAAACAGCGACTTCGGAAGTACCTCAAGTTGATGACAAAGATGCAGATTCTGTCGGGGATAAACCCAAATCTCCAGATCTGAATAATGAACAGTACAACGACGTTTATATGAGCAGCAAAAGTGAATCGGATGATGAGGCCACTGTGGTGCTTTCGGACCACGACACGTCTGAAGTGCGCGAGGATGAGTCCCACTACATCACAACTCACGAAATCCAGCTTTTAGAGTTGGACCACGATGTGGATTACGACATCGAGACGGGATCCAGCTGGGATCTGGAGGACGATCTCCGGGTTTACACGTTTGTCGATTATGCGTCTTTTGACAGTGATGAAACGCTGGAGGCAAAAGAGGCGAGCGTGACAGGCAACCAGAGCGCAGCAGTGGTCAGCAGTAAGCCTGAAAGCAATCTCTGTGACGCGGACAAATGTGCCAGCTCAGATGAGGGCCTGTCTAAAAAGCAAAATACAGCAGGGCAGATTCACCTGTCAATCAAAGCCACTTCCCGCGCAGTGAATGACAAGGGCAACAAGCAAAATCAGGCAAAAGACATAAGTCGGTTTGTTTTGAGAGGAGTGGATGTAAAGGGGGAGAAAGTGTGTGATAACACAAAGTGTTTCATTGCTGTGCCAGGGCGCTTGCACTTTGGCAGCAAACGAAAAAGCAAAGATGTGAACGAGTATTCCAGTGGTTCGTCCAGCGCGGTGAGCGAGCTGGATGACGCGGATAAGGAAGTGCGTAATCTCACTGCCAGGGCTTTCAAAAGTTTGGCGTACCCATATTTTGATGCAATAAACTTCAATACTTCTAGTGAGTCTTCAGTCTCGGAGCATGGGCCAGGAATCAACAGCTGGTCAGCGTTTGTTGATTTTAAATATGGCAAGGGGAGAGATCAAAACTTAGTGGCGCATAAAGGCTCCACGTCTAATTTCCATTTCACTAAAAAGAGAGACGGTAAGGCGATAACAGGGTTGACGTTAACCAGCATGCGAGCGCCCCCAGTCGAGATTTTTGCTCTGAACGGCAATTTAGTTGGGCACAAAAACTCATCGTCCACCACAAAAAAGATTGAGCTCATGGGAAAGTTCTCACAGGGGCAAAGCGGGCTCATAAGATTGACAGAAACACTTAATATTCGAAGTAATGTCAAATCTGGGCACCCTGTAAACGAAAGCACTGAAGGATCACGTTCCACAGATGAAGTTACAAACACCTTGCCAAGCGCTCAAGGGAGTGAGGCCAGCAAGCCACCCTGCAATGCAGGGGAAACCATGGAAGACACGCACAAGAAAGCCATATTCGCATCGAGCCtcctcaaaaatgtcatttctaagAAAATGCAGTTCGAGCAGGAGCGCAAAATGGAGAGGGGCGAGATATGCGAGACGCACCACGCGCCCTCTCCATGTTTCGCCACGCACGAGCACGAAGCGCAGAGAGAGAAAGCGGCCAGGAGAGACTCCAAAGGTCTGCAAAGGCAAAGCTCGAAGTTCTCCGAGGCAGACTCCGACTTCACGATCGTCTGCGTGGACGATCTGGGCGACATAGTAGATGGTAATTCAAGCGATGCCAAAGACGACGGGCGCAAAGAAGAGAGCGCGTCGGAAACCAATTTAGAGTCGGCGAATGATACTAAAAAAGGAGCATTCGAAGCATCCAAAAGCACGCTGCTTCGAAGCCAAAATAGCGCGTTCAGATCTTGGAGGGACGGCGAGCTAGAGTTTCAAAAGGAACATAAAAACGACAAAACTCCTGAGGGAGCACCGCTGCGCGAGCGTCCGGCGGAGACCAACTTCTGCGTCGGTTCGGTGATCGGCAACCACACTAAAATGTCACATTTGTTTGTGCCAAGTATCCAGCTTCCGTGCGCGGAGAGAGACCTCAGGAAACCACCGCCGAATGTGAACTATCAAGGAGAGAGCGGGGCTGTGAAGTGTCGCTCGAACACCCTCTATGTGTCAGACGCCACGCGCAGCGCGGTGACCTCAAAGTCGCCCGAAATCAAAATAAGTTTGCGGAGCGTGCGGGACAACAAGAGCGACCCGTTCAACATCGCCAAGCTCCTGACGCCAAACGTAGGCTGCAAGACAGCCGATGACGCCAGATGTCAAGCGCTCGCCGCGGCTTTCAAGGGTGAGTCTGACAAAGTGCCACACTTTATAGTCAGAGACATTAGAGATAACAAGCAAGGCAAGCTGCAGACTCCCATTCACCAGGTTAGAGACGTGCGCAAACTGGTAAAGAGCTCCTATCACTTTGTGTCTTTAGATAACAACGATAACAAATCAATGCACTCGACTTGCGATGGAGAGCAGAAAACATTAAAGCAGAGTCCTTATCTGAACTCATCCCCTCTTACACCCATAGTCATTAAATGCCAGTCTGTGAATACAAATAGCAACGTGAAGCAAGCCGGAAATTTAATAGAGCCCCCCAAGAGACGATTTCCAGAGGATCTAGTTGAAACTGACAGGTCCTCTCCTCATGCTGCTGCAGCTAACAGGCTGCCAAAGCAAGAGGTTCCAGCTGAATTAAAAACTGAGACGAGTGCAAAAAACCAAGACAAAACAAGCGACACCAGCGAGAAAAAACATGAATACAAGAAGCCCAACCAAGCTGCTTTTGAGAAACTGCAAGCCGCCGTCAAAACGATGGAGCAGCTGTATGTTTTTGACAGGAATGAGTGGAAGAGAAAGACAGAGCCACGTCCGCTAACAGACAGCCACGTGCTCTCGCTTATCACCACTGAGGAACACACCATAGAGGATCAGGAAGTAAACACACCTGCTGATCGCTTCCTGAGACGAGATTCAAACTCAAACTTGATTGAAACTCCAACAAAAAAGGATGACAAGCCACCAGGCACTCCCCTCACCCAGGAGCAAAATGGCCCCAAAACACTCCTGCAGCTATCAGGAACGCCATGTAAGCATATTACCCGGAAACCTGCAGCCACAAAAGCACCGCAAACCCACATTTCATCACCAGCATTCAAAGTGGTGACACCCAAATCACCAAAACTACCCGTATCCTTGAAGATATCCCAGCCAAAACGTGCACTTGAAGAGAGGGAGAGACCCAACGGCAGTGAAACTCAGTTTGCACCTCTCCAGTTCACCTCCATAGCAGATTCAGAGAACTACTTAACCATCCCTGTGAAGCCTCATGCCATGTCCGCCAGAAAGCAAACCACAGGCAAAACGGCTCTCTACACAATCCCATCTGGAGGAGGTAAACCCCAAACGGCCAGTCCGCCTTCCTACCTGGTTCACAGTGACATCATCAGTCACCCGTCACCAAAACGGTCATCTTTTGTAATGGAGACACAGTCCCCAGATACCGCCACTATTTACCACACACCCCTGCCTGTCCCAATGCAGGCTGCTCAGCCTCAAGTCATCTGTTTCTCCCCTACAGTCCAACCCTCCCCTGTACCGACAGAGCACTTCCAGGCGACCCAAAGAAAGATGCTGCTGGATCCCACTACTGGAAGCTACTATTTAGTGGACACTCCAGTCCAGCCAGCCACCAGGCGTCTATTTGACCCAGAAACGGGGCAGTACGTAGACGTCCCAATGCCACCGCAGCCTCCCATGACCCCCGTCCCACTTCCGATATCCCCTCTCGCCCTTGGCCCGGGAGCTTACGGCCACACCTACATGTTTTACCCGGGATACATGCCAACCACAATGATCCCCACGCGCACTATTCAATCCCAGCTCTCTATGCAGTCCGAAGCAGATGATGTGGATAAAGCCCATTCTCACATGGGGCAGCAGGAGGAGGGAGCTTATATAGAGAGGCCTTACTATATGCCGTCTGGGAAGTCGTCACAATCGAGCAGCATGGCTCAACATGTTACCACCAGCAGACTGGCCAATAGCAAGCAGCCCGTCATCAGCATCACATCTCAGCAAGGGCCGAGGATCATCGCTCCACCCTCATTCGACGGCACCACCATGAGCTTTGTGGTGGAGCATAG aAGCATAAAGAATAcaagtttggaatga
- the c7h4orf54 gene encoding uncharacterized protein C4orf54 homolog isoform X2 encodes MAASEKTLIYREDTDCFKNLLSKTDMRMIAAQQESNYVDLNDLLELRLDDTKTATFNGDSNQIAANKSASGTSDSQEERRAEKINDYKSTPEEDSAEKSSSFETATSEVPQVDDKDADSVGDKPKSPDLNNEQYNDVYMSSKSESDDEATVVLSDHDTSEVREDESHYITTHEIQLLELDHDVDYDIETGSSWDLEDDLRVYTFVDYASFDSDETLEAKEASVTGNQSAAVVSSKPESNLCDADKCASSDEGLSKKQNTAGQIHLSIKATSRAVNDKGNKQNQAKDISRFVLRGVDVKGEKVCDNTKCFIAVPGRLHFGSKRKSKDVNEYSSGSSSAVSELDDADKEVRNLTARAFKSLAYPYFDAINFNTSSESSVSEHGPGINSWSAFVDFKYGKGRDQNLVAHKGSTSNFHFTKKRDGKAITGLTLTSMRAPPVEIFALNGNLVGHKNSSSTTKKIELMGKFSQGQSGLIRLTETLNIRSNVKSGHPVNESTEGSRSTDEVTNTLPSAQGSEASKPPCNAGETMEDTHKKAIFASSLLKNVISKKMQFEQERKMERGEICETHHAPSPCFATHEHEAQREKAARRDSKGLQRQSSKFSEADSDFTIVCVDDLGDIVDGNSSDAKDDGRKEESASETNLESANDTKKGAFEASKSTLLRSQNSAFRSWRDGELEFQKEHKNDKTPEGAPLRERPAETNFCVGSVIGNHTKMSHLFVPSIQLPCAERDLRKPPPNVNYQGESGAVKCRSNTLYVSDATRSAVTSKSPEIKISLRSVRDNKSDPFNIAKLLTPNVGCKTADDARCQALAAAFKGESDKVPHFIVRDIRDNKQGKLQTPIHQVRDVRKLVKSSYHFVSLDNNDNKSMHSTCDGEQKTLKQSPYLNSSPLTPIVIKCQSVNTNSNVKQAGNLIEPPKRRFPEDLVETDRSSPHAAAANRLPKQEVPAELKTETSAKNQDKTSDTSEKKHEYKKPNQAAFEKLQAAVKTMEQLYVFDRNEWKRKTEPRPLTDSHVLSLITTEEHTIEDQEVNTPADRFLRRDSNSNLIETPTKKDDKPPGTPLTQEQNGPKTLLQLSGTPCKHITRKPAATKAPQTHISSPAFKVVTPKSPKLPVSLKISQPKRALEERERPNGSETQFAPLQFTSIADSENYLTIPVKPHAMSARKQTTGKTALYTIPSGGGKPQTASPPSYLVHSDIISHPSPKRSSFVMETQSPDTATIYHTPLPVPMQAAQPQVICFSPTVQPSPVPTEHFQATQRKMLLDPTTGSYYLVDTPVQPATRRLFDPETGQYVDVPMPPQPPMTPVPLPISPLALGPGAYGHTYMFYPGYMPTTMIPTRTIQSQLSMQSEADDVDKAHSHMGQQEEGAYIERPYYMPSGKSSQSSSMAQHVTTSRLANSKQPVISITSQQGPRIIAPPSFDGTTMSFVVEHR; translated from the coding sequence ATGGCAGCATCGGAGAAAACACTCATTTACCGGGAGGACACTGATTGTTTTAAGAACTTGCTTTCTAAAACAGACATGCGCATGATCGCCGCGCAACAAGAGTCAAACTATGTGGATCTGAATGACTTGTTGGAGCTGAGATTGGATGATACAAAAACAGCAACTTTTAACGGCGACTCGAATCAAATTGCAGCTAATAAAAGTGCCAGTGGCACGAGCGATTCACAAGAAGAGCGGCGCGCTGAAAAAATCAATGATTATAAAAGCACACCGGAGGAGGACAGCGCGGAAAAGTCGAGCTCCTTTGAAACAGCGACTTCGGAAGTACCTCAAGTTGATGACAAAGATGCAGATTCTGTCGGGGATAAACCCAAATCTCCAGATCTGAATAATGAACAGTACAACGACGTTTATATGAGCAGCAAAAGTGAATCGGATGATGAGGCCACTGTGGTGCTTTCGGACCACGACACGTCTGAAGTGCGCGAGGATGAGTCCCACTACATCACAACTCACGAAATCCAGCTTTTAGAGTTGGACCACGATGTGGATTACGACATCGAGACGGGATCCAGCTGGGATCTGGAGGACGATCTCCGGGTTTACACGTTTGTCGATTATGCGTCTTTTGACAGTGATGAAACGCTGGAGGCAAAAGAGGCGAGCGTGACAGGCAACCAGAGCGCAGCAGTGGTCAGCAGTAAGCCTGAAAGCAATCTCTGTGACGCGGACAAATGTGCCAGCTCAGATGAGGGCCTGTCTAAAAAGCAAAATACAGCAGGGCAGATTCACCTGTCAATCAAAGCCACTTCCCGCGCAGTGAATGACAAGGGCAACAAGCAAAATCAGGCAAAAGACATAAGTCGGTTTGTTTTGAGAGGAGTGGATGTAAAGGGGGAGAAAGTGTGTGATAACACAAAGTGTTTCATTGCTGTGCCAGGGCGCTTGCACTTTGGCAGCAAACGAAAAAGCAAAGATGTGAACGAGTATTCCAGTGGTTCGTCCAGCGCGGTGAGCGAGCTGGATGACGCGGATAAGGAAGTGCGTAATCTCACTGCCAGGGCTTTCAAAAGTTTGGCGTACCCATATTTTGATGCAATAAACTTCAATACTTCTAGTGAGTCTTCAGTCTCGGAGCATGGGCCAGGAATCAACAGCTGGTCAGCGTTTGTTGATTTTAAATATGGCAAGGGGAGAGATCAAAACTTAGTGGCGCATAAAGGCTCCACGTCTAATTTCCATTTCACTAAAAAGAGAGACGGTAAGGCGATAACAGGGTTGACGTTAACCAGCATGCGAGCGCCCCCAGTCGAGATTTTTGCTCTGAACGGCAATTTAGTTGGGCACAAAAACTCATCGTCCACCACAAAAAAGATTGAGCTCATGGGAAAGTTCTCACAGGGGCAAAGCGGGCTCATAAGATTGACAGAAACACTTAATATTCGAAGTAATGTCAAATCTGGGCACCCTGTAAACGAAAGCACTGAAGGATCACGTTCCACAGATGAAGTTACAAACACCTTGCCAAGCGCTCAAGGGAGTGAGGCCAGCAAGCCACCCTGCAATGCAGGGGAAACCATGGAAGACACGCACAAGAAAGCCATATTCGCATCGAGCCtcctcaaaaatgtcatttctaagAAAATGCAGTTCGAGCAGGAGCGCAAAATGGAGAGGGGCGAGATATGCGAGACGCACCACGCGCCCTCTCCATGTTTCGCCACGCACGAGCACGAAGCGCAGAGAGAGAAAGCGGCCAGGAGAGACTCCAAAGGTCTGCAAAGGCAAAGCTCGAAGTTCTCCGAGGCAGACTCCGACTTCACGATCGTCTGCGTGGACGATCTGGGCGACATAGTAGATGGTAATTCAAGCGATGCCAAAGACGACGGGCGCAAAGAAGAGAGCGCGTCGGAAACCAATTTAGAGTCGGCGAATGATACTAAAAAAGGAGCATTCGAAGCATCCAAAAGCACGCTGCTTCGAAGCCAAAATAGCGCGTTCAGATCTTGGAGGGACGGCGAGCTAGAGTTTCAAAAGGAACATAAAAACGACAAAACTCCTGAGGGAGCACCGCTGCGCGAGCGTCCGGCGGAGACCAACTTCTGCGTCGGTTCGGTGATCGGCAACCACACTAAAATGTCACATTTGTTTGTGCCAAGTATCCAGCTTCCGTGCGCGGAGAGAGACCTCAGGAAACCACCGCCGAATGTGAACTATCAAGGAGAGAGCGGGGCTGTGAAGTGTCGCTCGAACACCCTCTATGTGTCAGACGCCACGCGCAGCGCGGTGACCTCAAAGTCGCCCGAAATCAAAATAAGTTTGCGGAGCGTGCGGGACAACAAGAGCGACCCGTTCAACATCGCCAAGCTCCTGACGCCAAACGTAGGCTGCAAGACAGCCGATGACGCCAGATGTCAAGCGCTCGCCGCGGCTTTCAAGGGTGAGTCTGACAAAGTGCCACACTTTATAGTCAGAGACATTAGAGATAACAAGCAAGGCAAGCTGCAGACTCCCATTCACCAGGTTAGAGACGTGCGCAAACTGGTAAAGAGCTCCTATCACTTTGTGTCTTTAGATAACAACGATAACAAATCAATGCACTCGACTTGCGATGGAGAGCAGAAAACATTAAAGCAGAGTCCTTATCTGAACTCATCCCCTCTTACACCCATAGTCATTAAATGCCAGTCTGTGAATACAAATAGCAACGTGAAGCAAGCCGGAAATTTAATAGAGCCCCCCAAGAGACGATTTCCAGAGGATCTAGTTGAAACTGACAGGTCCTCTCCTCATGCTGCTGCAGCTAACAGGCTGCCAAAGCAAGAGGTTCCAGCTGAATTAAAAACTGAGACGAGTGCAAAAAACCAAGACAAAACAAGCGACACCAGCGAGAAAAAACATGAATACAAGAAGCCCAACCAAGCTGCTTTTGAGAAACTGCAAGCCGCCGTCAAAACGATGGAGCAGCTGTATGTTTTTGACAGGAATGAGTGGAAGAGAAAGACAGAGCCACGTCCGCTAACAGACAGCCACGTGCTCTCGCTTATCACCACTGAGGAACACACCATAGAGGATCAGGAAGTAAACACACCTGCTGATCGCTTCCTGAGACGAGATTCAAACTCAAACTTGATTGAAACTCCAACAAAAAAGGATGACAAGCCACCAGGCACTCCCCTCACCCAGGAGCAAAATGGCCCCAAAACACTCCTGCAGCTATCAGGAACGCCATGTAAGCATATTACCCGGAAACCTGCAGCCACAAAAGCACCGCAAACCCACATTTCATCACCAGCATTCAAAGTGGTGACACCCAAATCACCAAAACTACCCGTATCCTTGAAGATATCCCAGCCAAAACGTGCACTTGAAGAGAGGGAGAGACCCAACGGCAGTGAAACTCAGTTTGCACCTCTCCAGTTCACCTCCATAGCAGATTCAGAGAACTACTTAACCATCCCTGTGAAGCCTCATGCCATGTCCGCCAGAAAGCAAACCACAGGCAAAACGGCTCTCTACACAATCCCATCTGGAGGAGGTAAACCCCAAACGGCCAGTCCGCCTTCCTACCTGGTTCACAGTGACATCATCAGTCACCCGTCACCAAAACGGTCATCTTTTGTAATGGAGACACAGTCCCCAGATACCGCCACTATTTACCACACACCCCTGCCTGTCCCAATGCAGGCTGCTCAGCCTCAAGTCATCTGTTTCTCCCCTACAGTCCAACCCTCCCCTGTACCGACAGAGCACTTCCAGGCGACCCAAAGAAAGATGCTGCTGGATCCCACTACTGGAAGCTACTATTTAGTGGACACTCCAGTCCAGCCAGCCACCAGGCGTCTATTTGACCCAGAAACGGGGCAGTACGTAGACGTCCCAATGCCACCGCAGCCTCCCATGACCCCCGTCCCACTTCCGATATCCCCTCTCGCCCTTGGCCCGGGAGCTTACGGCCACACCTACATGTTTTACCCGGGATACATGCCAACCACAATGATCCCCACGCGCACTATTCAATCCCAGCTCTCTATGCAGTCCGAAGCAGATGATGTGGATAAAGCCCATTCTCACATGGGGCAGCAGGAGGAGGGAGCTTATATAGAGAGGCCTTACTATATGCCGTCTGGGAAGTCGTCACAATCGAGCAGCATGGCTCAACATGTTACCACCAGCAGACTGGCCAATAGCAAGCAGCCCGTCATCAGCATCACATCTCAGCAAGGGCCGAGGATCATCGCTCCACCCTCATTCGACGGCACCACCATGAGCTTTGTGGTGGAGCATAGGTAA